In the genome of Pediococcus claussenii ATCC BAA-344, one region contains:
- the trpS gene encoding tryptophan--tRNA ligase yields the protein MTKHVILTGDRPTGKLHIGHYVGSLKNRVALQNTGEYETFIMIADMQALTDNARDPEKIRNSLTQVALDYLAVGIDPSKSTIFVQSQIPALSELTQHYMNLVSVSRLERNPTVKNEIKQKEFGKSVPAGFFTYPVSQAADITAFKADTVPVGDDQEPMLEQTREIVRSFNNIYGKEILVEPEGYFPPKGLGRIPGLDGNAKMSKSLNNAIYLSDDEDTIQKKVMSMYTDPQHIRVEDPGHIEGNTVFTYLDIFDNDKAKVDELKEQYQAGGLGDVKIKRYLNEVLQAKLQPIREKREEYAADMGGVYDILKRGSEKANKVANKTLEEVRDAIGINYFTNK from the coding sequence ATGACAAAACACGTAATTTTAACAGGTGACAGACCGACTGGAAAACTTCATATCGGACATTATGTAGGTTCTTTAAAAAATCGAGTAGCACTTCAAAATACTGGCGAATATGAAACCTTCATTATGATTGCAGATATGCAGGCATTAACTGACAATGCTCGTGATCCAGAGAAAATCCGCAACAGCCTAACGCAAGTAGCACTTGACTATTTGGCCGTTGGAATTGACCCAAGTAAGTCAACAATTTTTGTGCAGTCTCAAATCCCAGCACTGAGTGAATTAACACAACATTATATGAATTTGGTGTCAGTTTCACGTTTGGAACGAAATCCCACGGTTAAAAATGAAATTAAGCAAAAAGAATTTGGGAAAAGTGTACCAGCAGGATTCTTCACTTATCCAGTTAGTCAGGCGGCTGATATCACTGCCTTCAAGGCTGATACCGTGCCAGTTGGTGATGATCAAGAGCCTATGCTAGAACAGACACGAGAAATTGTGCGTTCATTTAATAACATTTATGGGAAAGAAATTCTTGTTGAACCAGAGGGATATTTTCCACCAAAGGGGTTAGGAAGAATTCCAGGACTTGATGGCAATGCTAAGATGTCTAAATCCCTGAATAATGCTATTTATTTATCAGATGATGAAGATACAATTCAGAAAAAAGTAATGTCAATGTACACTGATCCACAGCATATTCGAGTTGAAGATCCAGGACATATTGAGGGAAACACTGTTTTTACGTATCTGGATATTTTTGATAATGATAAGGCCAAGGTAGACGAATTAAAAGAACAATATCAAGCTGGTGGATTAGGAGACGTCAAGATTAAGCGTTACTTGAATGAGGTACTCCAAGCTAAGTTGCAACCAATTCGAGAAAAGCGCGAAGAATATGCAGCTGATATGGGTGGAGTTTACGATATTTTAAAACGGGGAAGCGAAAAAGCAAATAAGGTCGCTAATAAAACCCTTGAAGAAGTTCGAGATGCAATTGGAATTAATTATTTTACTAATAAATAG
- a CDS encoding NAD-dependent epimerase/dehydratase family protein, producing the protein MKKVLVLGATGATGQVITNELIAKGFSTKVFGRDLSMLQKLWPSIDHSIGDVFNKDDIISAGNDVDTIFQCAAVPYNQTVKKQVKLGKSVMDAALSLYCRIIFIDGIYAFGDADGIVTEKSPLLPVSKKGIVKKELNDLIFDSKYKSLKPILLRLPDYYGPTMRESSYLGPTVLNIAQRQFAMYVGPKKLQREYVYLPDAAKMAVTIASASNTGNQSWNIPGQIISGTLFIKIAKRLAHDHLPVITLNKNIIKIIGPWQPNVAEISEMYYLTQRPIYLSHTKYEKRFGPIPDTPFEQGLRTTITALQKG; encoded by the coding sequence ATGAAAAAAGTACTAGTTTTAGGAGCAACTGGCGCAACAGGTCAGGTTATTACAAATGAATTAATTGCAAAAGGTTTTTCTACTAAGGTTTTTGGCAGAGATCTCTCTATGTTACAAAAATTATGGCCCTCCATTGACCATTCAATTGGTGATGTCTTTAATAAAGATGACATTATATCTGCAGGAAATGATGTGGATACCATTTTTCAATGTGCGGCTGTTCCATACAATCAGACTGTAAAAAAACAAGTTAAACTAGGTAAAAGCGTCATGGATGCAGCACTATCGCTTTATTGTCGTATTATATTTATTGACGGGATTTATGCTTTTGGCGACGCCGACGGAATTGTGACAGAAAAGTCCCCACTTTTACCAGTTTCAAAAAAAGGAATCGTCAAAAAAGAATTAAATGATTTGATTTTTGATTCCAAATATAAATCTCTCAAACCGATATTGCTTAGATTGCCAGATTACTATGGCCCAACAATGAGAGAATCAAGTTACCTCGGTCCAACTGTGTTAAATATTGCTCAGCGTCAATTTGCTATGTATGTAGGGCCTAAAAAGTTGCAACGCGAATACGTTTATCTACCAGATGCCGCTAAGATGGCCGTCACAATTGCATCCGCTAGTAATACTGGTAACCAATCATGGAATATTCCTGGGCAAATTATTTCTGGAACATTGTTTATAAAAATTGCAAAGCGGCTTGCACACGATCACTTACCAGTGATAACTTTAAATAAAAATATAATTAAAATAATTGGTCCCTGGCAGCCTAATGTTGCGGAAATTTCAGAAATGTATTATTTAACACAGAGACCAATCTATCTAAGCCACACTAAATATGAAAAACGTTTTGGTCCAATCCCTGATACCCCATTTGAGCAAGGGTTGCGAACAACTATTACAGCATTACAGAAAGGGTAG
- a CDS encoding alpha/beta hydrolase codes for MANVTVEKDIVFNAKYDLKLDVYQDTDSIAETRPVIIDIHGGGWWLGYKEEETDWATDFAKRGFIVFVPNYRLAPKYLYPAPVDDLVGLYDWIKKSKYEFDRNKIGAVGMSSGGNLAIELGLKLGIPIASWSGIIDLDNWIEKHPDVVASNKNAPIPGTPVGKINQTGSNDPYYKWFVLNYVNGDLDLLRKASPLHRVTRNAGPMYLANSLDELSPTDAVEKLQRELTKNDIPSVVQFVTGHGHGEAYMDQAQIATVAFFNHYFQ; via the coding sequence ATGGCAAACGTTACAGTTGAAAAAGATATTGTATTTAATGCGAAATATGATTTGAAATTGGATGTCTATCAAGATACAGATTCGATTGCTGAAACCCGACCTGTAATTATTGATATTCATGGCGGTGGTTGGTGGCTCGGCTATAAAGAAGAAGAAACTGACTGGGCAACGGACTTTGCTAAACGCGGATTTATTGTGTTCGTTCCTAATTATCGCTTAGCTCCTAAGTATCTGTATCCAGCCCCTGTTGACGATTTAGTTGGCTTGTATGACTGGATTAAAAAATCTAAATATGAATTTGATCGTAATAAAATTGGCGCTGTTGGAATGTCTTCTGGTGGAAATCTTGCAATTGAGCTGGGATTGAAACTTGGAATTCCGATTGCATCATGGTCAGGAATCATTGACTTGGATAATTGGATTGAAAAGCATCCTGATGTTGTAGCATCTAATAAAAATGCTCCAATTCCTGGGACACCAGTTGGAAAGATTAATCAAACGGGCTCGAATGATCCGTATTATAAGTGGTTTGTTTTGAATTACGTTAATGGAGATCTAGACTTGCTCAGGAAAGCTTCTCCTCTACACCGAGTTACAAGGAATGCTGGACCTATGTACTTGGCAAATTCACTTGATGAACTGTCACCAACTGATGCAGTTGAAAAATTGCAAAGGGAATTAACCAAAAATGACATTCCGTCGGTTGTTCAGTTTGTGACTGGCCATGGGCACGGTGAAGCATACATGGATCAGGCTCAAATAGCAACAGTTGCGTTCTTTAACCACTATTTCCAATGA
- a CDS encoding pyridoxal phosphate-dependent aminotransferase, whose amino-acid sequence MQLSKRVLNVSPSATLAVSAESKRMQANGIDVVNLSAGEPDFATPQNIQKAAIKSIQNGTASYYTPVPGLPELRQAVSDRIQADTGRVLTTDHILITTGAKMALYELFQALVEPNDEVILIAPFWVSYEEQIKLAGGQSTVVHPSANDMKVTVEELDKVVTRKTKMIIINSPQNPSGLVYSKEEMHVLAKWALKRGILFVVDEIYGNLVYNGQKFTSVLTFEDDLVANTVVINGVSKSYAMTGWRIGYAIAQPELIKKMSALQGHMTSNPSAVAQYAAIEALSGEQKTVIEMKDAFQKRLNRTADLVEALPGFHLKHKPTGAFYLFPNVEEAMAAKGYDSSAEFAMELLQKAHVAVVAGEGFGMPGYIRLSYATSQEQLDKAMNRIQEFLAAK is encoded by the coding sequence ATGCAATTATCGAAGCGAGTATTAAATGTTAGTCCATCAGCGACTTTGGCGGTTTCAGCAGAATCCAAACGAATGCAAGCAAATGGAATTGATGTTGTTAATTTAAGTGCTGGTGAGCCAGATTTTGCGACTCCACAGAATATCCAAAAAGCGGCAATTAAAAGTATCCAAAATGGAACGGCGAGCTATTATACTCCAGTTCCGGGATTACCAGAACTTCGCCAAGCTGTTAGTGATCGAATTCAAGCGGATACTGGAAGGGTTTTAACAACAGACCATATTTTGATTACTACCGGAGCCAAAATGGCATTATATGAACTCTTTCAGGCTTTGGTTGAACCAAACGATGAAGTGATATTGATTGCACCTTTTTGGGTAAGTTACGAGGAACAAATTAAATTAGCAGGTGGTCAATCAACTGTTGTTCATCCGAGTGCTAATGATATGAAGGTTACGGTTGAGGAATTAGACAAAGTAGTGACGAGAAAAACAAAAATGATTATCATTAACTCTCCACAAAATCCCTCTGGATTAGTATATTCAAAGGAAGAAATGCATGTACTTGCCAAATGGGCGTTAAAGCGTGGAATTTTATTTGTTGTGGATGAAATATATGGGAACCTAGTATACAACGGTCAGAAATTCACATCAGTTTTAACATTTGAAGATGATTTGGTTGCCAATACGGTCGTAATTAACGGTGTTTCAAAGTCGTACGCAATGACTGGTTGGCGAATTGGTTATGCAATTGCGCAACCTGAATTAATTAAAAAGATGTCGGCATTACAAGGACATATGACGTCTAATCCTTCAGCAGTTGCGCAATACGCTGCAATTGAAGCGTTAAGTGGTGAACAAAAAACGGTAATTGAAATGAAAGATGCTTTTCAAAAACGTTTAAATCGAACTGCTGATTTAGTTGAGGCATTACCTGGTTTTCATTTAAAACACAAACCAACCGGTGCTTTTTATCTCTTCCCAAACGTTGAAGAGGCAATGGCAGCAAAAGGGTATGATAGTTCTGCCGAGTTTGCAATGGAACTATTGCAAAAGGCACATGTAGCAGTAGTTGCAGGTGAAGGCTTTGGCATGCCCGGATATATACGTTTATCCTACGCAACTAGTCAGGAACAATTGGATAAAGCTATGAATAGAATTCAAGAATTTTTAGCGGCTAAGTAA
- a CDS encoding glycoside hydrolase family 3 protein, with protein sequence MQRKYIGMGIGIISVIFMLFLIGKGERPIKEHIEVKKVTVEEKIQKKVKSMTLDEKIGQLFVPEASSDDVANAYNIKKYHLGGMLLMGNAYMGDRAQFKAKIKQFQKNAQIPLTISTDQEGGLVSRLSYNPAISKRSYYPSPQEAYQTGGMKNVKYWYSQTAIDLKSLGINWNFAPIADVSLDPNNYIFGRTIGKGYKGTGDYIKDVIPEIQKHNVAASLKHFPGYGTAANTHVGSATSYKSVAQYEKEDFVPFKDGIKAGADSIMVTHIIMSKVDPYVPASLSKKDIDLLRKELHFKGVIVSDSLQMGAVSDYVALTGISRDVTAFRAGNDVLLSDDFVQGIPEIKQAITDKQISMKRLDKSVERILMMKHKIGLKVY encoded by the coding sequence ATGCAACGAAAGTATATAGGAATGGGTATTGGGATTATCAGTGTCATATTTATGTTGTTTTTAATTGGAAAAGGTGAAAGACCGATTAAAGAACATATTGAAGTTAAAAAGGTAACTGTTGAAGAAAAGATTCAAAAAAAGGTAAAGAGTATGACGCTAGATGAAAAAATAGGTCAGCTATTTGTGCCTGAAGCTTCAAGCGATGACGTTGCTAATGCTTATAATATTAAAAAATATCATCTCGGTGGTATGTTGCTAATGGGAAATGCTTACATGGGAGATCGAGCCCAATTTAAAGCTAAGATTAAACAATTTCAAAAAAACGCCCAAATTCCACTTACTATTTCTACAGACCAAGAAGGTGGCTTGGTATCAAGGTTAAGTTACAATCCTGCAATTTCGAAGAGAAGTTATTATCCATCACCTCAAGAGGCATATCAAACTGGTGGAATGAAAAACGTTAAATATTGGTATTCGCAAACGGCAATTGATCTAAAGTCGTTAGGAATAAATTGGAATTTTGCACCAATTGCCGATGTTTCTTTAGATCCTAATAATTATATTTTTGGTAGAACGATTGGTAAAGGATATAAAGGTACTGGTGACTACATAAAAGATGTCATTCCAGAAATTCAAAAACACAATGTTGCCGCATCTTTAAAACATTTTCCTGGTTACGGAACTGCTGCCAACACACACGTCGGTTCTGCGACATCATATAAATCCGTTGCTCAGTATGAAAAAGAGGACTTTGTACCATTCAAAGACGGAATCAAGGCAGGTGCGGATTCGATTATGGTTACGCATATTATTATGAGTAAAGTTGATCCTTATGTACCAGCCTCCTTATCAAAGAAAGACATTGATTTACTACGAAAAGAGCTACACTTTAAGGGAGTAATTGTGTCTGATAGTTTGCAAATGGGAGCCGTGTCTGATTATGTGGCATTAACTGGAATTAGTAGGGATGTTACAGCGTTTAGAGCGGGAAATGACGTTTTACTATCTGACGATTTTGTACAGGGAATTCCAGAAATAAAACAGGCTATTACTGACAAACAAATATCAATGAAGCGATTGGATAAATCTGTCGAGCGAATTTTGATGATGAAACACAAAATAGGATTGAAAGTATATTAA
- the helD gene encoding RNA polymerase recycling motor HelD, giving the protein MEEEQAKEQKRVDEVIDKIEKQKQHTQDLYDKAHTETSSVEKNYVQNAKVNLIEADDRIETNAEIQQQKGLVARAVENETILQRQINDLENLKKSPYFGRIDIQDPDEPVSESLYIGISSFADQSGDFLVYDWRAPISSIYYNGTLGPVQYSTPAGTMQTDLKKKRQFNIQNGEIVHMFDTNETVGDEMLQEALGEQNDEYMRNIVATIQKDQNDIIRDTRSDLLVVQGVAGSGKTSAILQRIAFLLYHSRTSLNADEIVLFSPNKLYSRYISDVLPSLGERNMRQLTLAEFFSRRFEGMHVESLFDRYEKQVSLTSEQQALQDWLEGEDFMHLLEQYTLNLNANNIKFTDINLDGTVFFKKEDIQNIFESFPTSMRVSERVLRTKNQLIKKLKQRIKLEIQKDWVQERLEDVNEENYHDIVGKRHFKSFEEEKNFIGASIVQKKFQVIDDAIFNNYFIDIYSQYISFMNSLDVSVNISNAWRHHIDEFSKQLELHQISLLNATPLLFLRDLITGGGGNRKFQHVFIDEMQDYSVAQLMYLKHAFSKAKFTLLGDSEQSLFKDITDPNELLKKLKSAFDVRRARLITLNRSYRSTAPITNFAAALIPDGQKIEAFNRQGDLPKIILTNSPRVMSADLQQLCHEELKAFGTVAVLTKDMAESEQVFNILQSSLHPTLMTDGDRSLPKGVVIMPIYLAKGLEFDSVIGFNVSQENYPTELWRGTLYTIASRAMHHLTLISQGNVSPLITHLDTNLFGMQTSILPK; this is encoded by the coding sequence TTGGAAGAAGAACAAGCCAAAGAACAAAAACGTGTTGATGAAGTTATCGACAAAATTGAAAAGCAAAAACAACATACACAAGATCTATACGATAAAGCTCATACCGAAACAAGCAGTGTTGAAAAGAACTACGTTCAAAACGCAAAAGTTAACCTGATTGAGGCCGATGACCGAATCGAAACCAATGCAGAAATCCAACAGCAAAAGGGATTAGTCGCTCGAGCTGTCGAAAATGAAACTATTTTGCAACGTCAGATTAATGACCTTGAGAATCTAAAAAAATCACCCTATTTTGGAAGAATTGATATTCAGGATCCTGACGAACCCGTTAGCGAATCACTATATATTGGTATCTCCTCATTTGCCGATCAAAGTGGTGATTTTTTAGTCTATGATTGGAGAGCACCAATTTCTAGTATCTACTACAACGGAACACTTGGTCCTGTTCAATATTCAACACCAGCAGGAACTATGCAAACTGATCTAAAAAAGAAACGTCAATTTAATATCCAAAACGGTGAGATCGTCCATATGTTTGACACTAATGAAACTGTGGGTGATGAGATGCTACAGGAAGCACTTGGTGAACAAAATGATGAATATATGCGCAATATTGTAGCTACTATTCAAAAGGATCAAAATGATATCATTCGCGACACTAGAAGTGATCTTCTTGTAGTTCAAGGTGTCGCTGGTAGCGGTAAAACTTCCGCTATCTTACAACGAATAGCTTTCCTACTGTACCATAGTCGAACTTCTTTAAACGCCGATGAAATCGTCCTATTTTCACCTAACAAATTATACAGTCGTTATATTTCAGATGTTCTTCCTAGTCTAGGTGAACGTAACATGCGTCAACTAACCCTCGCAGAGTTCTTTTCTCGTCGTTTTGAGGGTATGCATGTTGAATCTCTGTTTGATCGTTATGAAAAACAAGTTAGCTTAACCTCAGAGCAGCAAGCATTACAAGATTGGCTCGAAGGCGAAGATTTTATGCACTTATTAGAACAATATACCCTTAATCTTAACGCCAATAATATTAAGTTTACTGATATTAACTTAGATGGTACTGTCTTCTTCAAAAAGGAGGATATTCAAAATATTTTTGAATCATTTCCAACTAGTATGCGTGTGTCTGAACGAGTTTTGCGTACTAAAAATCAACTCATTAAAAAGCTTAAGCAAAGAATTAAACTCGAGATTCAAAAAGACTGGGTTCAGGAACGCCTAGAAGACGTTAACGAAGAAAACTATCATGATATCGTTGGTAAACGACATTTCAAGAGTTTTGAAGAAGAAAAAAACTTCATTGGAGCCTCGATCGTTCAAAAAAAATTCCAAGTAATAGATGATGCTATTTTTAACAACTATTTTATTGATATTTATAGCCAATATATTAGTTTTATGAACAGCTTGGATGTTTCCGTCAATATTTCTAACGCGTGGCGACACCACATTGACGAGTTTTCTAAACAACTTGAGTTACATCAAATTAGTCTCTTAAATGCCACGCCATTACTATTTCTCCGTGATTTGATAACTGGTGGTGGCGGAAACCGCAAGTTCCAACACGTTTTCATTGATGAAATGCAAGATTACTCCGTTGCTCAACTAATGTATCTAAAACACGCCTTTTCTAAGGCAAAGTTTACATTATTAGGCGATAGCGAACAGTCCCTCTTCAAGGACATCACTGATCCTAACGAACTATTAAAAAAACTAAAATCAGCATTTGATGTTCGCCGAGCGCGTTTGATCACTTTAAACAGAAGTTACCGTTCCACGGCACCTATTACTAATTTTGCAGCAGCGCTGATTCCAGATGGACAAAAGATTGAGGCATTCAATCGCCAAGGGGACCTTCCTAAAATCATTCTAACAAATTCACCCCGTGTAATGTCGGCAGACTTGCAGCAACTCTGTCACGAAGAACTAAAGGCATTTGGCACCGTTGCAGTTTTAACAAAAGACATGGCGGAAAGCGAACAAGTTTTCAATATTCTCCAATCAAGCCTCCATCCAACTTTAATGACGGATGGAGACCGCTCTTTGCCAAAGGGTGTAGTAATTATGCCCATCTACTTAGCGAAAGGTCTGGAATTTGATTCTGTAATTGGCTTCAATGTCTCTCAGGAAAATTATCCAACGGAACTTTGGAGAGGGACTTTATACACAATCGCATCAAGAGCAATGCATCACCTTACTTTAATAAGTCAGGGTAATGTTTCTCCATTAATTACACATTTAGATACTAATTTGTTTGGTATGCAAACTTCTATTTTACCGAAATAA
- a CDS encoding pyruvate carboxylase encodes MQRILIANRGEIATRIIRAIHELHMTAIAIYSKEDEFSMHRFKADEAYLVGEGDSPIDAYLDIEDIIRIAKEQQIDAIHPGYGFLSENADFAQAVTDAGIKFIGPSPELLEMFGDKIKAKQAAIKAGVPTIPGTKEPVEDVETALAFAEQFGYPIFVKSAAGGGGKGMRVVNHPQEMREAFQMAQSEAEKSFGDDETYLERYLKEPIHIEVQIIADEHGEIMHLFERNSSVQRRHQKMIEFAPAIQINEKLRQAIQQAAVHLLQSVDYYNAATVEFLVDGDNFYFMEVNPRVQVEHTVTEEVTGVDIVQTQIRISNGERLHEEIGIPRQEDLKAVGVAIQARITTEDPMNNFVPDVGRIQTYRSPGGNGVRLDAGNAFTGAYITPYYDSLLTKAIVHASTFEETLIKLDRVLHEFVIRGVKTNLPFLIKLIHNPVFRSGQASTIFVDETPELFDLKPELHGITKLMDYIANTTVNGYPGLNIESENFRHIKTVHPQFTKTDKKLISAKQILDQNGPDELSNWVKKQRKVLLTDTTMRDAHQSLFATRLRTKDIVDVAGEIQKGLPDLFSVEAWGGATFDVAYRFLGEDPWERLRKIRKLMPDTMIQMLLRGSNAVGYQNYPDNVIDNFIDLAAKNGVDVFRIFDSLNWVPQMEESIKQVRDVGKVAEAAMAYTGDVLDTDKNKYNIKYYVDLARELQAEGAHIIGIKDMAGILKPQAAYRLISELKNAVEIPIHLHTHDTTGNGILTYSEAVRAGVDIVDVASSSFAGTTSQPSMTSLFYGLEGSERQPDLDVEKAEKIDEYWNDVRPYYESFGKQLNGPQTEIYRIEMPGGQYTNLRQQANALRLGDRWDDIKQAYATVNQMFGDITKVTPSSKVVGDMALFMVQNNLTEEQVYSEGNHLDFPESVVDFFKGDLGQPVGGFPEKLQKLVLKGQPAISVRPGSLAEPADFDKWNSKTSKLLNREATPEEVISNILYPDVFSDYVQRIKQFGPMTLLDTPTFFAGMRVGERIDLRLGKGRSVIIVLREISQPNDDGQRSLFFEVNGQAEEVVVQDMNASVTNERAKKAEPTNKDQIGATMPGSVVEVLVEKGQMVHKGDNLIVTEAMKMETMIHAPFDAKVKHIYASSGMQIENGDLLVELVRI; translated from the coding sequence ATGCAGCGAATTTTAATTGCCAATCGTGGTGAGATTGCCACGCGAATTATCCGTGCTATTCATGAGCTTCATATGACAGCTATTGCCATTTATTCTAAAGAAGATGAGTTTTCAATGCACCGTTTTAAGGCAGATGAAGCTTATCTGGTTGGTGAGGGAGATAGCCCCATTGACGCGTATTTAGACATTGAGGATATTATTAGAATTGCTAAAGAACAACAGATTGATGCAATTCATCCTGGGTATGGTTTTTTGTCCGAAAATGCGGATTTTGCACAGGCAGTTACTGACGCAGGTATTAAGTTTATTGGTCCAAGTCCTGAGTTGTTAGAAATGTTTGGTGATAAGATCAAGGCCAAACAGGCTGCAATTAAAGCAGGTGTTCCAACGATTCCTGGGACAAAAGAACCTGTGGAGGATGTTGAAACAGCACTTGCATTTGCTGAACAGTTTGGATATCCAATTTTTGTGAAATCAGCTGCTGGTGGTGGCGGTAAGGGAATGCGTGTTGTTAATCATCCACAGGAAATGCGGGAGGCTTTTCAGATGGCTCAGTCTGAAGCAGAAAAGTCTTTTGGAGATGATGAAACATATCTTGAACGTTATCTGAAGGAGCCTATACATATTGAAGTGCAGATTATTGCCGATGAGCACGGTGAAATAATGCATTTATTTGAGAGGAACTCATCTGTGCAACGGCGTCATCAAAAAATGATTGAGTTTGCACCCGCAATTCAGATCAACGAAAAGCTACGACAGGCTATTCAGCAAGCAGCAGTGCATTTATTACAAAGTGTTGATTATTATAATGCTGCTACTGTGGAATTTTTAGTAGACGGTGATAACTTCTATTTTATGGAAGTTAATCCCCGCGTGCAGGTGGAACATACTGTCACGGAGGAGGTTACGGGCGTTGATATTGTCCAAACGCAGATAAGGATTTCAAACGGTGAAAGATTACATGAAGAAATCGGAATTCCACGTCAGGAAGACCTAAAGGCAGTGGGTGTTGCTATTCAAGCTCGAATTACTACTGAAGATCCTATGAATAATTTTGTTCCAGATGTCGGGAGAATCCAGACCTATCGTTCTCCTGGTGGGAATGGAGTTAGATTAGACGCGGGAAATGCCTTTACGGGGGCTTATATTACTCCTTATTATGATTCTCTTTTGACAAAAGCCATTGTCCACGCTTCTACTTTTGAAGAAACACTTATCAAGTTAGACCGAGTACTTCATGAGTTTGTAATTCGAGGTGTTAAAACAAATTTACCGTTCTTGATTAAGTTAATTCATAATCCAGTCTTCAGGTCAGGACAAGCATCAACGATTTTTGTTGATGAAACACCAGAGTTATTTGATCTAAAGCCTGAATTACATGGAATTACAAAATTGATGGATTATATCGCCAACACAACTGTTAATGGCTATCCAGGGTTAAATATTGAATCTGAAAATTTCCGTCATATTAAGACGGTACACCCGCAGTTTACTAAAACAGACAAAAAATTAATTTCAGCAAAGCAAATTTTGGATCAAAATGGTCCGGATGAGTTATCAAATTGGGTTAAAAAACAAAGAAAAGTACTTTTGACAGATACAACAATGCGTGATGCTCACCAGTCGTTGTTCGCTACTCGACTTAGGACTAAGGATATTGTAGATGTAGCTGGAGAAATTCAAAAGGGACTTCCAGATTTATTTTCTGTCGAAGCTTGGGGAGGTGCAACTTTTGATGTCGCATATCGTTTCTTGGGAGAGGATCCTTGGGAAAGGCTACGAAAGATACGCAAATTAATGCCAGATACGATGATTCAAATGCTATTACGAGGTTCTAACGCAGTTGGATACCAAAACTATCCTGATAATGTAATTGATAATTTTATTGATTTAGCAGCTAAAAATGGTGTGGACGTATTTCGTATTTTTGATTCCTTGAATTGGGTTCCACAAATGGAAGAATCGATTAAACAAGTTAGGGATGTCGGTAAAGTTGCCGAAGCTGCAATGGCGTATACCGGAGATGTCTTAGATACTGATAAAAATAAATACAACATTAAATATTACGTTGATTTAGCCCGTGAGTTGCAAGCAGAGGGTGCGCATATTATTGGTATTAAAGATATGGCGGGAATTTTAAAGCCCCAGGCTGCTTACCGGTTAATCAGTGAATTAAAGAATGCCGTCGAGATTCCGATTCATTTGCACACGCATGATACGACCGGAAACGGAATTTTGACGTATTCAGAAGCAGTTCGAGCAGGCGTTGATATTGTTGATGTAGCGTCATCTTCTTTTGCAGGAACAACATCACAACCATCTATGACCTCCCTGTTTTATGGACTGGAGGGGTCAGAACGGCAACCTGATTTAGATGTAGAAAAAGCTGAAAAAATTGATGAATATTGGAATGATGTTCGTCCCTATTATGAAAGCTTTGGGAAACAACTCAATGGCCCTCAGACTGAAATTTATCGGATTGAAATGCCTGGTGGACAATACACAAATTTGCGGCAACAAGCCAATGCCCTCCGATTGGGAGATCGTTGGGATGACATTAAACAAGCATACGCAACAGTTAACCAGATGTTTGGTGATATTACAAAGGTAACACCATCATCTAAAGTGGTCGGAGATATGGCCCTATTTATGGTGCAAAATAACCTCACAGAGGAACAGGTTTATAGCGAAGGTAACCATCTTGATTTTCCAGAATCAGTCGTGGATTTTTTCAAGGGTGATTTAGGTCAACCGGTTGGCGGTTTTCCAGAAAAATTACAGAAACTTGTTTTGAAGGGCCAACCGGCGATTTCTGTTCGTCCGGGTTCGTTAGCGGAACCAGCTGACTTTGATAAATGGAATTCTAAAACTTCTAAATTACTTAACAGAGAAGCGACGCCAGAAGAGGTTATTTCAAATATTTTATATCCAGATGTTTTTAGTGATTATGTACAAAGAATCAAACAATTTGGACCAATGACGCTTTTAGATACACCTACTTTCTTTGCAGGAATGAGAGTCGGTGAACGAATCGATTTAAGATTAGGAAAAGGACGTTCGGTAATTATTGTATTGCGAGAAATCAGTCAGCCTAATGACGACGGACAACGTTCTTTATTTTTTGAGGTGAACGGTCAAGCAGAAGAAGTAGTTGTACAGGATATGAATGCTAGTGTCACAAATGAGCGCGCAAAGAAAGCTGAACCAACTAATAAGGATCAAATTGGTGCAACTATGCCGGGTTCTGTTGTAGAAGTACTAGTTGAAAAGGGGCAAATGGTACATAAAGGTGACAATTTGATTGTTACTGAGGCAATGAAGATGGAAACAATGATCCACGCTCCATTTGATGCCAAAGTTAAACACATCTATGCTTCTAGCGGAATGCAGATTGAGAATGGTGATTTATTAGTAGAATTGGTACGAATTTAG